From the Selenomonas timonae genome, one window contains:
- a CDS encoding CDP-glycerol glycerophosphotransferase family protein yields the protein MNIADLVEEGRLYDALILTAGLIDKSEREEMDIGALIDAYRLCHTKEADPYLLDMIKVGVLKILCNVMQKNMKVADLMKLVEVISASDNHRTAASTFEEYLSTLLYHAADSMHRSGNAEIAYHCLSAIASLQVPVRSAYILLENELKGNLQIQTPFSAFTSGARRTQNLEQPIIPTSARPYDYLGMKERRLRVDVLLEFSVVWCKVKSLYEAMAKDASFDCRIVAIDMQEPAWDSTTEYPAFLQFLNARDIPFVPEASYDFAERRPDVLIYTNPYDWHHPRFAIERVRQQGILVVYLPYSIPFFVDVNNQASLYDRPIHRQAWRIYVRSQRERRKYGMYCQAGNAHVEITGAPVVDYLAEQRTLIKPNSDFKKTFLWGVDYGFQNRTATFGEYGEDLLKYFIEHPQFALIVRPHPLFYGMVTKLGVMSEAAVRAFYEQCKTAPNIFLDLDGELTEAFCKSDALISDISSILVEYLTMGRPVLYLNTENTPNYKEYHEDDSDVLAHYYSGDSFDHIVQFIEMVVADKDPLREEREEILEKYFYRHQENAGERIKDMLKDSLKNL from the coding sequence ATGAATATTGCTGATTTGGTCGAGGAAGGCAGACTATATGATGCCTTGATCCTCACGGCCGGATTGATTGATAAATCAGAGCGTGAAGAAATGGATATAGGGGCTCTGATTGACGCTTACCGTCTTTGTCATACCAAGGAAGCGGATCCTTATTTGCTGGATATGATCAAAGTCGGCGTTCTCAAGATCCTCTGTAATGTCATGCAGAAAAACATGAAAGTGGCCGACCTGATGAAACTTGTCGAGGTCATCTCTGCATCTGACAATCATAGGACAGCGGCATCAACTTTTGAGGAATATCTGTCTACACTCCTGTACCATGCAGCAGATTCTATGCATAGGAGTGGAAATGCAGAGATCGCCTATCATTGCCTGAGTGCAATCGCGTCGCTTCAGGTTCCTGTTCGCAGCGCGTATATTTTGCTTGAAAATGAGTTGAAAGGGAATCTGCAAATACAGACGCCTTTTTCTGCCTTTACGAGTGGAGCGAGACGGACGCAGAATCTTGAGCAGCCCATTATCCCGACATCTGCTCGTCCGTATGACTATCTGGGCATGAAGGAACGGCGCCTCCGCGTTGATGTTCTGCTTGAATTTTCGGTGGTTTGGTGTAAGGTCAAAAGCCTTTATGAAGCGATGGCAAAGGACGCATCCTTTGATTGCCGCATTGTGGCGATCGATATGCAGGAGCCTGCATGGGACAGTACGACAGAGTATCCCGCATTTCTTCAGTTCCTCAATGCGCGTGATATTCCATTCGTGCCGGAGGCTTCTTATGATTTCGCAGAACGCAGGCCAGATGTGCTCATCTATACGAACCCTTACGACTGGCACCATCCCAGGTTTGCGATAGAGCGTGTTCGGCAGCAGGGAATCCTGGTCGTATATCTGCCGTACTCTATTCCTTTCTTTGTTGATGTCAATAACCAGGCCTCTCTTTATGATCGACCAATCCATCGGCAGGCATGGCGGATCTATGTGCGCTCACAGCGTGAACGACGTAAATACGGTATGTATTGTCAGGCGGGGAATGCACATGTTGAGATTACAGGTGCTCCTGTCGTTGACTATCTAGCAGAGCAGCGGACACTTATCAAGCCAAATTCCGATTTCAAAAAGACCTTTCTTTGGGGCGTTGACTATGGCTTTCAAAATCGCACGGCAACGTTTGGTGAATACGGTGAGGATCTTCTTAAATATTTTATAGAGCATCCTCAGTTTGCTTTGATTGTCCGTCCACACCCTTTATTTTATGGTATGGTTACTAAACTTGGAGTCATGAGCGAAGCTGCTGTTCGGGCTTTTTATGAGCAATGTAAGACTGCGCCGAATATATTCTTGGATCTCGATGGGGAGCTGACAGAGGCTTTTTGCAAATCGGATGCATTGATTTCGGATATTTCCTCGATTCTAGTGGAGTATTTGACAATGGGACGGCCTGTTTTATATCTGAACACGGAAAATACGCCGAATTACAAAGAGTATCATGAGGATGATTCCGATGTGCTGGCACATTATTATTCGGGGGACTCGTTTGACCATATCGTGCAGTTTATAGAAATGGTGGTTGCCGACAAAGATCCCCTGCGCGAGGAGCGCGAAGAGATTCTTGAGAAGTATTTTTATCGGCATCAGGAGAATGCAGGTGAGCGGATTAAGGATATGCTGAAGGATTCTCTCAAGAATCTATGA
- a CDS encoding cytidylyltransferase domain-containing protein: MKKALFITVRKDSSRLPNKTIRRILGRTVLELVVKRAQQAKNFDYVVVCTTTRPIDDEVAVVAHENGADVFRGDFKDKLVRWRDAARQFSIDYVVTFDGDDLFCEPHLLDMGAEQIAARGLDFIEAPEGLICGAFTYAFTVKALEKVCEIKASDDTEMMWTYFKDTGLFKVGILENVAPVYFNNEIRMTLDYPEDFEFFTRIFEHFDCVENDVPLEKIVAYLNEHPEIPQINIHRQQEFLDNQKKKTHLILR; the protein is encoded by the coding sequence ATGAAAAAAGCATTGTTCATTACCGTAAGAAAGGATTCCAGCAGACTGCCCAATAAGACCATTCGTCGGATACTGGGTCGTACCGTACTGGAGTTGGTTGTTAAACGGGCGCAGCAGGCAAAAAATTTCGACTATGTTGTCGTATGCACAACAACGCGCCCCATTGATGACGAGGTTGCGGTGGTTGCCCATGAAAACGGTGCGGACGTATTCCGCGGCGACTTCAAGGATAAACTCGTGCGTTGGCGGGACGCGGCACGTCAGTTCTCAATCGACTACGTCGTTACTTTCGATGGGGACGATCTGTTCTGTGAGCCGCACCTTCTTGATATGGGCGCAGAGCAGATTGCAGCGCGTGGACTTGACTTCATCGAGGCACCGGAAGGGCTGATCTGCGGAGCATTTACCTATGCATTTACGGTGAAGGCGCTCGAAAAGGTGTGCGAGATCAAGGCATCGGACGATACGGAGATGATGTGGACCTATTTCAAGGATACGGGACTTTTCAAGGTGGGTATCCTAGAAAATGTAGCGCCCGTGTATTTCAACAATGAAATCCGTATGACATTGGACTATCCCGAGGATTTTGAATTCTTTACGAGGATATTTGAGCACTTCGACTGCGTGGAGAATGATGTTCCACTCGAGAAAATCGTCGCATACCTAAACGAACATCCGGAAATCCCGCAGATCAACATTCATCGTCAGCAGGAGTTCTTGGATAATCAGAAGAAGAAAACACATTTAATTCTGCGTTGA
- a CDS encoding DapH/DapD/GlmU-related protein: MDIKVRLDGREASVRKIFTENGTTLLTAGYRSYLVDGTIRGVGDAAHVLIGSYSSLGPRMTFLFQESFGSSYASGFAGTETENNPMAAPVRSCGSQVIIGSDVWIGCDVTIHGGVYIGNGAVVGAGAVVTENVPPYTVVVGNPVRVIKKRFDAETIARLQHIKWWYWPAEQIQQHISLLLGDVGTFIARFSASEEQIPSEPFLESLIEFKKRGYILYYFIPDFESEEAIWRNVFRDYLGAYTVTDHTALLLALPDDTPEAFLTELSSMLAEAGEDAPLVMTCCANTVGIASIWSHMDSFITTKEPISSVYADYAADSGVNIVYGLAPRERIFPALRENAASQMQIV, from the coding sequence ATGGATATTAAAGTGAGGCTTGATGGCAGAGAAGCATCTGTTCGCAAGATATTCACAGAGAACGGGACGACCTTGTTAACGGCAGGATATCGCTCCTACTTGGTAGACGGGACTATTAGAGGAGTGGGCGATGCAGCACATGTTCTGATTGGTTCTTACTCATCTCTAGGGCCACGTATGACATTCCTCTTCCAGGAATCATTCGGATCATCCTATGCAAGCGGCTTTGCAGGCACTGAGACGGAAAACAATCCAATGGCAGCTCCTGTACGAAGCTGTGGCTCTCAGGTGATTATCGGCAGTGATGTCTGGATCGGCTGTGATGTGACCATTCATGGAGGAGTATATATCGGAAATGGGGCTGTGGTTGGTGCAGGGGCGGTTGTCACAGAGAATGTTCCGCCGTATACTGTTGTCGTCGGCAACCCTGTGCGCGTCATTAAGAAGCGATTCGATGCGGAGACAATAGCACGGCTTCAGCACATCAAGTGGTGGTATTGGCCTGCAGAGCAAATCCAGCAGCATATTTCACTATTGTTGGGTGATGTTGGTACATTTATTGCACGGTTTTCTGCATCGGAGGAGCAGATCCCTTCGGAGCCCTTTTTAGAGAGTCTTATTGAGTTTAAGAAAAGGGGGTATATACTTTATTATTTCATACCTGATTTTGAATCCGAGGAGGCAATCTGGCGTAACGTCTTCCGAGACTACTTAGGAGCCTATACGGTGACAGATCATACTGCGCTGCTCCTCGCGCTGCCTGATGATACGCCGGAGGCTTTTCTTACAGAACTCAGCAGCATGCTTGCAGAGGCAGGAGAAGATGCCCCTCTTGTTATGACATGTTGCGCAAATACAGTGGGAATAGCATCTATATGGTCTCATATGGATTCTTTTATTACAACGAAAGAGCCTATATCTTCCGTGTATGCGGACTATGCGGCAGACAGCGGCGTAAATATTGTCTATGGGCTTGCGCCAAGGGAGCGTATCTTTCCGGCACTGCGGGAGAATGCGGCATCCCAAATGCAGATTGTGTGA
- a CDS encoding glycosyltransferase encodes MFIQVSLERAAETRMLHQDGRGFMTVGAGSYVADGIIEHGSQRLHVLVGRYSSLTGHVLFEIGMNHDYHRTAAYPFEEFFYTDGISNHAFHVNNNQIIIGHDVKIGEDVIILGGVHIGSGAIVRSGAVVAKDIPPYAIVEGNPAQVTGYRYDEETIERLLNIQWWNWPEEKIQECEQSLQNNAKAFAEQFSAADNVAQPDEIGQALASLREQGYVIYYLVADFTAHESIWRKVLLDYLSAYTADRPSDLLVEISKEGFSTERQELLSLLSMCHTDAPLVQIYTSENSSFHMLEMVDFLITTREEISAAYADYALRSGVKMVYGGDVRERLFHPPREYDISVGVMTYRSDYDQLYTTLYSIICQQGCSYEIVIGDDGTQDFRQEEIELWMLRHGFRNYMIVRSPENKGIVQNAMSILHSMRGRYVKMISPGDYLYDDRVLSRMMDFMKTEGWQIAFGRSCFYAKEEDTYRIFDRMQPFQLKSYKERDYDAVKQAYLVCQDYVVGAAFMGERGLVTAYTELIYGRVVYAEDSAYVIMAADDIRFGFWDHNLIWYECGTGISGGKSEQWKARLWHDNLATLAIIAERHTELRDLCHWHAEGRPSNSPYAEIVTSYYAEVDRILETETYLQDVDPRELQKLMERNIL; translated from the coding sequence GTGTTTATTCAGGTCAGTCTTGAGCGAGCTGCAGAGACTCGTATGCTGCATCAGGACGGCAGGGGCTTCATGACCGTAGGCGCCGGTTCCTATGTGGCGGACGGGATCATTGAGCATGGCAGTCAGCGGCTGCACGTACTTGTTGGACGATACTCTTCTTTGACGGGGCATGTCCTGTTTGAGATCGGGATGAACCATGACTATCATCGGACTGCAGCCTATCCATTTGAGGAGTTTTTTTATACCGATGGGATATCGAATCATGCCTTCCATGTCAATAACAATCAGATCATTATCGGGCATGATGTAAAAATCGGCGAGGATGTCATCATTCTTGGGGGCGTTCATATTGGCAGCGGAGCAATTGTCCGTTCGGGCGCTGTTGTTGCAAAGGACATTCCGCCCTATGCCATCGTTGAGGGGAATCCCGCTCAGGTTACAGGATACCGGTATGATGAAGAAACGATTGAGCGGCTTTTGAATATTCAATGGTGGAACTGGCCAGAGGAAAAGATACAAGAGTGTGAGCAGTCTCTGCAAAACAATGCGAAAGCGTTTGCAGAACAATTCTCTGCAGCAGATAATGTTGCACAGCCCGATGAGATCGGACAGGCGCTTGCATCGTTGAGAGAGCAGGGATACGTTATTTATTACTTGGTAGCGGATTTTACAGCGCATGAAAGTATATGGCGAAAGGTGCTCCTGGATTATTTGTCGGCGTATACTGCTGATCGTCCGTCCGACCTCCTCGTTGAAATTTCCAAGGAAGGTTTTTCGACAGAGCGTCAAGAGCTTCTCTCATTGCTCTCCATGTGTCATACGGATGCGCCACTGGTGCAGATATACACATCTGAGAATTCTTCATTCCACATGCTTGAGATGGTAGATTTCCTCATCACGACGAGGGAAGAAATCTCTGCTGCATATGCGGATTATGCTCTTCGTTCCGGCGTGAAGATGGTCTACGGGGGGGATGTGAGGGAGCGTCTCTTTCATCCACCAAGAGAATACGATATAAGCGTTGGCGTTATGACCTACCGGTCGGATTATGACCAGCTGTATACGACACTGTACTCCATCATTTGCCAGCAGGGTTGCTCCTATGAAATTGTCATCGGAGATGATGGAACACAGGACTTCCGGCAGGAGGAGATTGAACTCTGGATGCTGCGCCATGGCTTTCGTAACTATATGATTGTGCGCAGCCCGGAGAATAAGGGGATAGTGCAGAATGCAATGAGCATCCTTCATTCGATGCGCGGGCGCTATGTGAAGATGATCTCGCCGGGGGACTACTTATATGATGATCGTGTTCTCTCTCGTATGATGGACTTCATGAAAACGGAAGGGTGGCAAATTGCCTTTGGGCGCAGTTGTTTCTATGCTAAGGAGGAGGACACATATCGCATCTTTGACCGCATGCAGCCTTTTCAGCTAAAATCCTATAAAGAGCGAGACTATGATGCGGTAAAGCAGGCCTATCTTGTTTGTCAGGACTATGTAGTTGGTGCCGCATTTATGGGGGAGCGTGGCCTTGTAACAGCCTACACAGAGCTGATCTATGGTCGGGTGGTATATGCAGAGGATTCGGCATACGTCATTATGGCTGCCGATGACATTCGCTTCGGGTTTTGGGATCACAACCTTATATGGTATGAGTGCGGGACGGGGATATCGGGCGGAAAATCTGAGCAGTGGAAGGCGCGTCTTTGGCATGACAATCTGGCAACGCTCGCTATTATTGCAGAGCGTCATACAGAACTAAGAGACCTCTGCCACTGGCACGCAGAGGGACGACCTTCTAATTCTCCGTACGCTGAGATTGTCACGAGCTACTATGCGGAGGTGGATCGGATACTCGAGACCGAGACCTATTTGCAGGATGTTGACCCTCGTGAACTGCAAAAACTGATGGAACGTAATATACTATGA
- the rpsT gene encoding 30S ribosomal protein S20 — translation MPNIKASILSVKSDAKRRARNVAEKTRVRRAIRSVNDAVAAGNADEAKNLLVAAYKSIDQAAANNVYHKNAAARKKSRLAKKVNALAQ, via the coding sequence TTGCCGAATATCAAGGCATCCATTCTGAGTGTTAAGTCTGACGCCAAGCGCCGTGCACGTAATGTTGCGGAGAAGACACGCGTCCGCCGCGCCATCCGCAGCGTCAATGACGCTGTTGCAGCAGGCAACGCAGACGAGGCGAAAAACCTCCTCGTTGCGGCATACAAGTCCATCGATCAGGCGGCTGCAAACAACGTCTATCACAAGAACGCTGCAGCACGCAAGAAGTCGCGTCTTGCCAAGAAGGTCAACGCACTGGCACAGTAA
- a CDS encoding TetR/AcrR family transcriptional regulator yields the protein MERRRKKTRQAILAAFQELLAHKRYENIIVQEIIEAADVGRSTFYAHFETKDMLLRAMCEDMFAHVLEDVTDEGSHDFSHDPDNPAMIVSHMLYHMQDQQRNIRGLLTCESRDIFLQYFRDKLRETLTARGHSLLREHALPEGFLINHITGSFVLMVEWWMQNGCRESPEEMSEMYAALITPIFHI from the coding sequence ATGGAGCGACGCCGCAAAAAGACGAGACAGGCAATCCTTGCCGCATTTCAAGAACTCCTCGCGCACAAGCGCTATGAAAATATCATCGTGCAGGAGATCATCGAGGCTGCCGATGTCGGGCGCAGCACGTTCTACGCGCATTTCGAGACGAAGGATATGCTCCTGCGCGCCATGTGCGAGGATATGTTTGCCCATGTGCTCGAGGATGTGACAGACGAGGGCAGTCACGATTTCTCGCATGACCCCGACAATCCGGCGATGATCGTCTCGCACATGCTCTATCATATGCAGGATCAGCAGCGGAATATCCGAGGGCTGCTGACCTGTGAGAGCAGGGACATCTTTCTCCAATACTTTCGCGACAAGCTGCGCGAGACACTCACTGCGCGTGGGCATTCACTCCTGCGCGAGCACGCACTCCCAGAGGGCTTCCTCATCAACCACATCACGGGCAGCTTCGTGCTGATGGTGGAGTGGTGGATGCAGAACGGCTGCCGTGAGTCTCCCGAGGAAATGTCGGAGATGTACGCCGCACTGATCACGCCAATTTTTCATATATAA
- a CDS encoding glucose-1-phosphate adenylyltransferase, whose amino-acid sequence MRKTECLAMILAGGQGSRLGALTKRVAKPAVPFGGKYRIIDFPLSNCVNSGIEKVGVLTQYRPLELNQYLGSGSAWDLDKRDGGLFVLPPYAREKGAEWYRGTADAIYQNLNFIDMADPDYVLILSGDHIYTMDYAWMLETHKKNKAQATIGVFEVPWDEAPRFGIMNTDESGRIVEFEEKPAKPKSNLASMGIYIFNRDYLAEYLTADAKSETSSHDFGKDIIPKMLADEGRLYSYAFNGYWKDVGTIESLWQANMDLLQDEPPFELSGKWRIYSFNPSMPPQFVGKEAKITRSMISEGSMILGTVENSVIFPGVRVGKGAVVRNSVLLPSAVVADGALVDYAILAQRAVIEEGAQVTGQESQITVIPEGETVSAASTEQRVG is encoded by the coding sequence ATGAGAAAAACAGAGTGCTTGGCAATGATTCTGGCAGGCGGACAAGGCAGCCGCCTTGGTGCGCTCACGAAGCGCGTCGCAAAGCCGGCGGTTCCGTTTGGGGGGAAATACCGCATCATTGACTTCCCGCTGAGCAACTGTGTCAACTCCGGCATCGAAAAGGTCGGCGTGCTGACACAGTATCGTCCTCTGGAGCTGAACCAGTACCTTGGCTCGGGAAGTGCATGGGATCTCGATAAGCGCGACGGCGGGCTCTTCGTTCTGCCGCCCTACGCACGCGAGAAGGGGGCGGAGTGGTATCGCGGCACGGCAGATGCGATCTACCAGAACCTCAACTTCATCGACATGGCGGATCCCGACTATGTGCTGATCCTCTCGGGTGACCATATCTATACGATGGACTATGCGTGGATGCTTGAAACGCACAAGAAGAACAAGGCGCAGGCGACGATCGGCGTCTTCGAGGTGCCGTGGGATGAGGCGCCGCGCTTTGGCATTATGAATACGGACGAGAGCGGACGGATTGTCGAGTTTGAGGAAAAGCCGGCGAAGCCGAAGAGCAATCTCGCTTCCATGGGTATTTATATTTTCAATCGGGACTACCTTGCCGAGTATCTCACAGCAGACGCCAAGAGCGAGACCTCGAGCCATGACTTCGGCAAGGACATCATCCCGAAGATGCTCGCCGATGAGGGGCGCCTCTACTCCTATGCCTTCAACGGCTACTGGAAGGACGTGGGCACGATCGAGAGCCTCTGGCAGGCGAACATGGATCTCCTGCAGGATGAGCCGCCGTTCGAGCTCTCGGGCAAGTGGCGCATCTACTCGTTCAACCCGTCCATGCCGCCGCAGTTCGTTGGCAAAGAGGCGAAGATCACGCGCTCGATGATCAGCGAGGGCTCCATGATCCTCGGCACGGTTGAGAACTCCGTAATCTTCCCCGGTGTGCGCGTCGGCAAGGGCGCTGTTGTGCGCAACTCGGTTCTCCTTCCGTCTGCGGTCGTTGCGGACGGCGCGCTCGTCGACTATGCGATCCTCGCACAGCGCGCAGTGATCGAGGAGGGCGCGCAGGTCACCGGTCAGGAGTCGCAGATCACGGTCATCCCCGAGGGGGAGACGGTGTCGGCTGCCTCGACTGAGCAGCGTGTCGGCTGA
- the glgD gene encoding glucose-1-phosphate adenylyltransferase subunit GlgD has protein sequence MNSVMGLINLQEDGSLIRELADRRAVESIPFAGRYRLIDFALSSMVNSGVNKVGIMLPDEPRSVLDHLRSGKDWDLARRHDGLFYLPAAADDAQRHKGDLKNFYHNLDFIEHASSRYILLTNGSFVYNIDFGKVLRFHQNTGADITLVSHTTIDENTGNNIVLDTAENGLVLDIAEKPVAYQGMKVSMGIYLMDKRAFVEIVRHAYERGGLDFMLDGIIRRADDYTMFAYEHGGYMAHVDSMSTYYRANMEILDPEVWQDLFMGERPVYTKIKDGVPVQYKETAKVTNSLIANGCIVRGEVENSILFRGVKVGKDVKIRNSIIMQKCDIQDGALVENVICDKNVTITAEKWLKGAAEYPLVIKKNVTI, from the coding sequence ATGAACAGCGTGATGGGTCTCATCAACCTGCAGGAGGACGGCAGTCTCATTCGGGAACTCGCCGACCGGCGTGCGGTTGAATCCATTCCCTTCGCCGGACGTTACCGCCTCATCGACTTTGCTCTCTCGAGCATGGTCAACTCCGGCGTCAACAAGGTGGGCATCATGCTCCCCGATGAACCGCGCTCCGTGCTCGACCATCTACGCTCCGGCAAAGACTGGGATCTGGCGCGTCGCCACGACGGACTCTTCTACCTGCCGGCAGCAGCGGATGATGCCCAACGCCACAAGGGCGATCTCAAGAATTTCTATCACAACCTGGACTTCATCGAGCACGCCTCCTCGCGCTACATCCTGCTGACGAACGGCAGCTTTGTCTACAACATCGACTTTGGCAAGGTGCTGCGCTTCCATCAGAATACGGGCGCGGACATCACGCTCGTCTCGCATACGACGATTGACGAGAATACGGGCAACAACATCGTGCTCGACACGGCGGAGAACGGTCTCGTTCTCGACATTGCAGAGAAACCGGTCGCCTATCAGGGTATGAAGGTGTCCATGGGCATCTACCTCATGGACAAGCGCGCGTTCGTCGAGATTGTCCGCCATGCCTATGAGCGCGGGGGGCTCGACTTCATGCTCGATGGCATCATCCGTCGCGCAGATGACTATACGATGTTCGCCTACGAGCATGGTGGCTACATGGCACATGTGGACTCTATGTCGACCTACTATCGGGCGAATATGGAAATCCTCGATCCCGAGGTTTGGCAGGATCTCTTCATGGGCGAGCGTCCCGTCTACACGAAGATCAAGGACGGTGTGCCCGTGCAGTACAAAGAGACCGCCAAGGTCACGAATTCTCTCATCGCGAACGGCTGCATCGTGCGCGGTGAGGTGGAGAACAGCATCCTGTTCCGCGGGGTAAAGGTGGGCAAGGATGTGAAGATCCGCAATTCGATCATCATGCAGAAATGTGACATTCAGGATGGCGCGCTCGTAGAGAATGTCATCTGCGACAAGAACGTCACCATCACGGCGGAGAAGTGGCTGAAGGGCGCTGCGGAGTATCCGCTGGTGATCAAGAAGAATGTCACAATCTAA